In Nostoc sp. UHCC 0926, a single genomic region encodes these proteins:
- a CDS encoding NAD(P)/FAD-dependent oxidoreductase codes for MVVVLNNNAPHQVVIVGGGFGGLYAAKGLNAANVNVTLIDKRNFHLFQPLLYQVATGTLSPSDISAPLRSVFKKSKNTKVLLGEVNDIDPKAQQVFLGDEVVPYDTLIVATGANHSYFGKENWEKVAPGLKSVEDAIEMRCRIFGAFEAAEKETDPEKRRAWLSFVIVGGGPTGVELAGAIAELAHKTLKEDFRSINTSETKILLLQGGPRILPHIAPELSKSAAVALQKLGVELHTHTRVTNIEGDIVTFKKGNEFTEITSKTKLWAAGVQGSPMGKVLAESTGVECDYSGRVIVEPDLSIEGYDNIFVIGDLANFSHQESKVLPGVAPVAKQQGEYVGKLIQRRLKGHTLPQFHYNDVGSLAMIGQNLAVVDLGFIKLTGFLAWAFWLLVHIYFLIEFDTKLLVVFQWAWNYITRNRRSRLITGREPIVEAKTVNNSVQQPSVTPL; via the coding sequence ATGGTAGTTGTGCTTAATAATAATGCACCACATCAGGTTGTTATCGTTGGTGGTGGTTTTGGTGGATTGTATGCAGCAAAGGGTCTGAATGCAGCGAATGTAAATGTTACTCTCATTGATAAACGTAACTTTCACCTATTTCAGCCGCTTTTATATCAAGTTGCCACAGGTACGCTATCACCTTCTGATATTTCTGCACCATTGCGATCTGTATTTAAGAAAAGCAAGAATACAAAGGTGTTGTTGGGAGAAGTAAATGATATTGATCCAAAAGCGCAACAAGTTTTTTTGGGTGATGAAGTAGTACCTTATGATACATTAATTGTCGCCACAGGTGCTAACCATTCCTATTTTGGTAAGGAAAACTGGGAAAAAGTTGCTCCTGGTTTGAAAAGTGTGGAAGATGCGATAGAAATGCGTTGCCGGATATTTGGCGCATTTGAAGCAGCAGAAAAAGAAACTGATCCTGAAAAACGCCGTGCTTGGTTGAGTTTTGTGATTGTGGGGGGTGGCCCGACTGGTGTAGAATTAGCAGGTGCGATCGCCGAGTTGGCACACAAAACTCTCAAAGAAGATTTCCGCAGCATCAACACTTCAGAAACGAAAATTTTACTATTACAAGGGGGCCCTCGCATCCTTCCACACATTGCGCCAGAGTTATCGAAATCAGCAGCAGTAGCTTTGCAAAAGTTGGGTGTCGAACTCCACACTCACACCAGGGTGACAAATATTGAAGGTGATATCGTTACTTTCAAGAAAGGCAATGAATTTACAGAAATTACCTCAAAAACTAAATTGTGGGCAGCAGGTGTCCAAGGTTCCCCAATGGGGAAAGTCTTAGCAGAAAGTACAGGTGTAGAGTGCGATTACTCTGGGCGTGTAATTGTAGAACCTGACTTGTCTATCGAGGGTTATGACAACATTTTCGTAATTGGAGATTTAGCTAACTTCTCCCACCAAGAGAGTAAAGTCTTACCTGGTGTTGCACCCGTAGCTAAACAACAAGGAGAGTATGTAGGTAAACTAATTCAACGACGGCTTAAAGGTCATACTTTGCCACAATTTCATTACAACGATGTGGGTAGTTTGGCGATGATTGGGCAAAATTTAGCTGTTGTAGATTTAGGCTTCATCAAACTCACAGGTTTCCTTGCTTGGGCATTTTGGCTATTAGTTCACATCTACTTCTTAATCGAGTTTGACACTAAATTACTAGTTGTATTTCAGTGGGCGTGGAATTACATCACTCGTAATCGTCGCTCTAGATTGATTACAGGTCGAGAACCTATTGTAGAAGCAAAAACTGTTAACAATAGCGTGCAACAGCCTTCTGTGACACCTCTGTAA
- a CDS encoding type II toxin-antitoxin system HicB family antitoxin, giving the protein MNSHYTIIIQWSDEDECFVVSLPEWGEFCHTHGETYDEALKNAQEVLEMLIESSLADGQTLPEPKTLEKSLEVA; this is encoded by the coding sequence ATGAATTCTCACTACACGATAATTATTCAATGGTCTGATGAAGATGAGTGTTTTGTTGTCAGTCTTCCTGAATGGGGAGAATTTTGTCACACTCACGGAGAGACTTACGATGAAGCTTTGAAAAATGCTCAAGAAGTTTTAGAAATGCTGATTGAATCATCTTTAGCTGATGGTCAAACTCTACCAGAGCCTAAAACGTTAGAAAAGTCTTTGGAAGTTGCATAA
- a CDS encoding type II toxin-antitoxin system HicA family toxin — protein MPKKIRELKSLLLQAGFTSRSGKGSHTNWYHLLLPGRVTISGKDGNNAKAYQEKDVNNALQRLEEIKNTQEEEKE, from the coding sequence ATGCCCAAGAAAATCAGAGAACTCAAAAGCTTATTGCTGCAAGCAGGGTTTACCTCCCGTAGTGGTAAAGGTAGCCACACTAATTGGTATCATCTTCTCCTACCTGGGAGAGTTACCATATCAGGTAAAGACGGAAATAATGCTAAAGCTTACCAAGAGAAAGACGTTAATAATGCACTTCAAAGGTTAGAAGAAATTAAAAATACTCAAGAGGAAGAAAAAGAATGA
- a CDS encoding type II toxin-antitoxin system HicB family antitoxin — MVLLPEFTHIMQPCTHGETYEDALKNAQEVLEMLIESSLADGEPLPEPKTLGKSLEVA; from the coding sequence GTGGTTTTGCTACCTGAGTTTACGCATATAATGCAGCCTTGTACTCACGGAGAAACTTACGAAGACGCTTTGAAAAATGCTCAGGAAGTTTTAGAAATGCTGATTGAATCATCCTTGGCTGATGGTGAACCTCTACCAGAGCCTAAAACGTTAGGAAAATCTTTGGAAGTTGCATAG
- a CDS encoding DUF6887 family protein, with product MRPNFEAMTNKELIAYALAHREDVEPLRVLYGRRTPDSEATWYGPMVAEDGTPIEENIRIAEEAIRQRIEQANQSKQDSQS from the coding sequence ATGCGACCGAATTTTGAAGCAATGACTAACAAAGAACTAATAGCTTACGCACTTGCACACCGGGAAGATGTCGAGCCTTTGCGTGTTTTGTATGGCCGCCGCACTCCTGACTCAGAAGCAACATGGTACGGGCCAATGGTAGCTGAAGATGGTACGCCAATAGAAGAAAATATTCGCATTGCAGAAGAAGCAATTAGGCAACGCATTGAGCAAGCAAATCAAAGCAAGCAAGATTCTCAAAGTTAA
- a CDS encoding DUF6888 family protein, giving the protein MIHVTIEEQTIYPTYAQAIACLRVCQMLSNTYRSIELFRFDDQTGVVFIFVNEELQIIVPANGNWRFLNATEF; this is encoded by the coding sequence ATTATCCATGTCACAATTGAGGAACAGACGATTTACCCAACATACGCACAAGCTATAGCCTGTCTACGTGTCTGTCAGATGTTATCTAACACCTATCGGAGTATTGAGCTATTTCGCTTTGATGACCAAACCGGAGTTGTATTTATTTTTGTCAATGAAGAACTCCAAATCATTGTACCCGCTAATGGAAACTGGAGGTTTTTAAATGCGACCGAATTTTGA
- a CDS encoding zinc-binding dehydrogenase, with amino-acid sequence MQSVFTAFLPSQKAKFLLDKRNAKDLVFLKELIEARKIRAVIDCTYPLQELAAAHGYSVSVQWGLRSRSPS; translated from the coding sequence GTGCAGAGCGTCTTCACAGCATTCCTTCCCAGTCAAAAAGCTAAATTTCTCCTTGACAAACGCAACGCTAAGGACTTGGTTTTTCTCAAAGAATTGATTGAAGCACGTAAAATTCGTGCAGTGATTGATTGCACATATCCCTTACAAGAACTAGCAGCGGCTCATGGTTATAGCGTGAGCGTGCAGTGGGGATTGCGATCGCGCAGCCCGTCGTAG
- a CDS encoding PQQ-dependent sugar dehydrogenase: protein MFDLNPTQILGRIVSASLVSLIASLTSLISLEVLPTPAFAGPPAASVQTKLKVPSGMSSAPFNINRYLKVPPNFSISVYARINNARFIAVAPNGDLLVSQPNTGKVLIVRSNGSNNPIISDFVTGLRKPHDIVFHKIDNTTYVYISETHQINRFIYNSGDRIAKNRQIVITGLPDSSTSELKGAYGHELKNIALDANHKLYVSIASTCNACTADTVSNPKRGAIYQYNADGTNRRLFAQGLRNAEGLAFLPNTNDLWVAVNNRDNIAYPYNDGSGKYGKVIQSYVDNHPPEELTKVRDGGNYGWPFCNPNPDTANGFNNMPFDRDYQFNADGHIYCNALDRISKGIPAHSAPLGLTFLQNTNFPSLYSNGVVVGLHGSWNRDKKTGYKIAYFPWNSTTKTLGEEMDLVSEWLVPGTQEVWGRPVDMAVDQQGNLLISDDYSGTIYKLSYTPSAQVK from the coding sequence TTGTTTGATCTAAACCCGACACAGATACTCGGACGCATAGTATCCGCATCGTTAGTTAGTTTGATCGCCTCACTTACTAGTCTGATATCCTTAGAGGTTCTTCCCACCCCAGCATTCGCCGGGCCGCCAGCTGCATCTGTTCAAACCAAGCTGAAAGTGCCTAGTGGAATGAGTTCTGCGCCCTTCAATATTAACCGTTACTTGAAAGTGCCACCCAACTTCTCTATCTCTGTTTATGCTCGGATTAACAATGCTCGCTTTATAGCAGTTGCTCCCAATGGGGATCTTCTAGTGTCACAGCCCAATACGGGGAAAGTGTTAATTGTCCGGTCAAATGGCAGCAATAACCCAATTATTTCTGACTTCGTAACGGGTCTACGCAAGCCACACGACATTGTGTTTCATAAGATTGACAACACCACATACGTTTATATCTCTGAGACTCATCAAATTAACCGCTTCATCTACAACTCTGGAGACCGAATTGCAAAAAATCGGCAAATCGTTATAACTGGTTTACCAGACAGCAGCACATCGGAACTCAAAGGCGCTTATGGTCACGAACTGAAAAATATCGCACTTGATGCCAATCACAAACTGTATGTGTCGATCGCCTCTACGTGCAATGCCTGCACGGCAGATACTGTCAGCAACCCAAAGCGCGGCGCGATTTACCAGTACAACGCTGATGGAACCAATCGGCGGCTTTTTGCCCAAGGTTTACGCAATGCCGAAGGATTAGCATTCTTACCTAACACAAATGACCTTTGGGTAGCCGTAAATAATCGAGACAACATCGCCTATCCCTACAACGATGGCAGTGGCAAATACGGTAAGGTTATCCAGTCTTATGTGGACAACCACCCCCCGGAGGAGTTGACGAAAGTCCGAGATGGCGGTAACTACGGTTGGCCATTTTGCAACCCCAATCCTGACACGGCAAATGGCTTCAACAATATGCCCTTTGACCGCGACTATCAGTTCAATGCTGATGGACATATTTATTGCAATGCATTGGACAGGATTAGCAAGGGTATCCCAGCCCATTCGGCTCCCTTGGGACTAACCTTCTTACAAAATACTAACTTTCCCAGCTTGTACTCAAATGGGGTAGTGGTGGGGCTGCATGGTTCATGGAATCGGGACAAGAAAACGGGCTACAAAATAGCTTACTTTCCCTGGAATAGTACGACAAAGACTCTAGGTGAGGAGATGGATTTAGTCAGCGAATGGCTAGTTCCAGGAACGCAAGAAGTCTGGGGGCGACCGGTGGATATGGCAGTCGATCAGCAAGGTAATTTGTTAATTTCGGATGACTACAGCGGTACCATCTACAAGCTCTCCTACACGCCGTCAGCACAGGTCAAGTAA